A window of Deltaproteobacteria bacterium genomic DNA:
TGGACGCAGACCAGCACCGCGCGCTCGCCCTTGCCTTCGACCGCGATGCCCTTCTGCGCCTCGCCGAAGCGCCCCTCGAGCTCCTCGATCCACTCCAGGAAGTCGAAGTCGAGCCGGCTCGGCGCGACCGGATCGTGGCGGGTGACGGTCTCGCCCGAGTCGTCGGGCGGCTGCAGCGACGCGTAGTCGATCCGGTCGGGCAGGCCGTGATCGTCGACGAGCACGGCGACCATCGCGTCGAGCCGGAGCAGCGCGAGATCGGTCAGATCGTCCTGCGTGAGCCGCTCGCCGCCGAGGTGGGTGTGGATGCAGCGCAGTCCGCGGAAGCGCCCCGCGCCCGCGCGCACGCGCTTGAAGTCGGGGAGCGTGATGGAGAACGCGTCGCCCACCATCACGTACTCGACGCGCCCGCCGCGGCCGGCCAGCACGCCGATCTGGCGCCCGCACTCGAACGAGAGCTCGGAGAGCTGGCGCGCGAACTCCTGCGTGACGAGGCGCTCGCGCGGCCGCTTGCGCTTGTACAGGCTCTCCAGCCGGCGGAGCTGGCTGGCCTTGAGTCCGTAGGTTTGACCGTAGAGGTCGGAGATCTCTTCCCCTTTCAGCCGATGCTGCGCACGAGCTCGGCATGGCGATCGAGAATGGGTAGCAGCTTCTTGCGCCGCGGCCGCGGCCGCGGCTGCTTCAGGGAAGGGCCCGGTACCAGAACCAGCGCGAGCCGGATTCGAGTTCGAGCCGGACCGACGGGAGCGGCTGCCCGTCGAGAGAGAGCCCGCCGAGCTCGAGCGTGCGCGGCGATTCGGGCCAGTCGAGCGTCGGGAACGAGAGCCAGAGCTCGGCTCTGCCGTAGATCGCGAGCTCCGCGCCGTCGCTCGATCCGCGCGCCATCACCTCGGCCGCGCAGGGCTCGCGCGACTCGTCGATCCGCGCGGTGACGAGCTTGTAGCGGTCGGGAACCGATCGGACGTCCGCGGCGCCGACGAGCGCGTGTTCCACGGGATTCGTGCGCCAGGTGCCGGGGGCGTCGAGCAAGAGCCGAACCACCGTCGTGCCCGGTCGGCCGGCCGAGTCACCGGGCGAGAGCAGCGGAACCGGCAGCGGCGGGAAGACCACGAACCAGACGCCCTCGTCCCAATCGCAGACCGCGGCCGTGACGCTCGCGCCGGCGCCGAAGCTCGCGCGCGCGAGCGAGGGCGACTGCGACAGCGAGTGCCCGGGGCGTCCTGGCGAGACCTCGAAGCGCTCGGCGGGCTCGAGCGCGACCGCGCCCGCGCCCCGCAGCGACGTGTAGGTCTCGCGCGCGACCACGATGCAGCCGGAGCTCGAGATCGAGACTGCGAGCGCGAGCAGAAGCGTCGGTGTGCGGGTTCTCATGACGGCCGATCGGGGGCGATTCTCTGCTACGATCGCGCGCGTGTCACTGCCACGCAGCGGCGCCCCGGCCGACGAGGTGCTGAGCCAGCTCGAAGCGATGCGCGCGAAGGACGTCGACTGGCGCCGCGGGCGCGCGTTCAGCCTGGCGTACTTCGCCGGAGACGAGGTCGCGGCGCTGGCGAAGGACGCGTACGCGCGCTTCTCGAGCGAGAACGCGCTCAACACCGACGCGTTTCCCAGCCTGCGGAGGATCCAGGCCGAGGTGGTCGAGATGGTCTCGGCGCTCGTGAACGGCGGCGACGGCGCCGCCGGATTCATGACCACGGGAGGCACCGAGAGCCTGCTCATGGCGGTGCTCGCGGCGCGCGAGCGCGGCCGCAAGGAGCGCGGCATCGCCGCCCCCGAGATGGTGCTGCCGACCAGCGCGCACGCCGCCTTCGAGAAGGGCGCGCACTATTTCGGCGTGAAGTCGGTGCGCGTGCCGGTGCGTGAGGACTTCCGCGCCGACGTCGACGCGACCGCACGGGCGATCAATCCGAACACCGTGCTCGTGGTCGGCTCGGCTCCGCAGTACCCGCAGGGCGTGGTCGACCCGATCGAGGCGCTCGCGGGGCTCGCCGAGCGGGCGGGCGTAAGCTGCCATGTCGACGCGTGCATGGGCGGAATGACGCTGCCGTTCCTGGAGCGCCTGGGCGAGCCGATCCCGCGCTGGGATTTCCGCGTTCCCGGGGTGACCTCGATCTCGGTCGATCTGCACAAGTACGGCTACACCGCGAAGGGCGCGTCGGTGATCGTGCACCGCTCGAAGGAGCTTCGGCGCCACCAGACCTTCGTGACACAGAACTGGCTCGGGGGAACCTACGGCAGC
This region includes:
- a CDS encoding aspartate aminotransferase family protein, coding for MQPELEIETASASRSVGVRVLMTADRGRFSATIARVSLPRSGAPADEVLSQLEAMRAKDVDWRRGRAFSLAYFAGDEVAALAKDAYARFSSENALNTDAFPSLRRIQAEVVEMVSALVNGGDGAAGFMTTGGTESLLMAVLAARERGRKERGIAAPEMVLPTSAHAAFEKGAHYFGVKSVRVPVREDFRADVDATARAINPNTVLVVGSAPQYPQGVVDPIEALAGLAERAGVSCHVDACMGGMTLPFLERLGEPIPRWDFRVPGVTSISVDLHKYGYTAKGASVIVHRSKELRRHQTFVTQNWLGGTYGSSGVLGTKSGGAMAAAWAVMTHLGEEGYLRLTRSARATALRLADAIRATKGLRLLAEPQATLVAFTGTDGVDPFALGRSLAARGWVLDQQGPPPSLHATVNAVHERVLDEFLAELGSAVARVRGQGAGEGASSYGTVD